Proteins co-encoded in one Cytobacillus sp. NJ13 genomic window:
- a CDS encoding 3-ketoacyl-ACP reductase — MHTLKGKTALITGAGRGIGRAAAIALAKEGVNIGLLGRTIENLEKMADELSQYNVNVSAAAADVADLEAVTHAVEHIKSDLGSVDILINNAGIAKFGGFLELSPDEWESIIQVNLMGVYNVTRAVLPEMIEQKSGDIINIASTAGQKGAPVTSAYSASKFAVLGLTESLMLEVRKHNIRVSALTPSTVATDLAIETNLTDGNPEKVMQPEDLAEFMVAQLKLNPRVFVKTAGMWSTNP; from the coding sequence ATGCATACATTAAAAGGCAAAACAGCTCTAATCACAGGAGCAGGCAGAGGGATCGGGCGTGCAGCAGCTATCGCGCTCGCCAAAGAAGGCGTCAATATTGGTTTGCTTGGCCGCACGATTGAAAATCTTGAAAAAATGGCGGACGAACTTAGCCAGTACAATGTGAATGTATCTGCTGCTGCAGCCGATGTTGCCGACCTTGAAGCCGTCACTCATGCAGTCGAGCATATTAAGTCAGACCTTGGCTCTGTGGATATCCTGATTAACAACGCCGGTATTGCCAAGTTTGGGGGATTCCTGGAGCTATCTCCTGATGAGTGGGAAAGCATCATCCAGGTCAACTTGATGGGTGTTTATAATGTTACGAGAGCCGTTCTTCCTGAAATGATTGAACAGAAGTCCGGAGACATTATCAACATTGCATCCACAGCCGGTCAAAAAGGCGCACCTGTCACTAGTGCTTACAGCGCATCCAAATTTGCCGTTTTAGGCTTAACAGAGTCCCTGATGCTTGAGGTTCGAAAGCATAATATACGAGTTAGCGCATTGACTCCAAGCACGGTTGCCACTGACCTTGCGATTGAAACAAACCTGACAGACGGCAACCCGGAAAAGGTTATGCAGCCGGAAGACCTCGCAGAATTCATGGTAGCACAGCTGAAATTGAACCCTCGGGTGTTTGTGAAGACAGCCGGCATGTGGTCGACAAATCCATAA
- a CDS encoding C39 family peptidase encodes MKKAILLASILLSGCSSPTWITGQESETESAEQEDGKVLINAPHYSQKPELERGCEVTSLAMLLNHAGEETDKMELAEKINRVPFEKDGYRGNIHKGFVGNMQTLEKPGLGVYHEPVAELAESYLPGKIEDLTGSGFDKVIEQLDDGRPVWVIITSTYNVLPESEWETWETKDGPAKITYRMHAVLVTGYDEDHIYANDPLKKKNTQYQRDKFIAGWEQIGRQAITYVDK; translated from the coding sequence CTGCTCCTCACCAACCTGGATTACCGGCCAGGAAAGTGAAACCGAATCCGCAGAACAGGAAGACGGCAAAGTGTTAATTAATGCCCCTCATTATTCGCAAAAGCCTGAGCTTGAAAGAGGATGTGAGGTAACAAGTCTTGCCATGCTCCTGAATCATGCAGGCGAAGAGACCGATAAAATGGAATTAGCCGAAAAAATAAATCGTGTTCCTTTCGAAAAAGATGGCTATCGGGGAAATATTCATAAAGGCTTTGTTGGCAATATGCAGACATTGGAAAAACCTGGACTCGGCGTCTACCATGAACCCGTCGCAGAACTGGCCGAAAGCTATTTGCCCGGGAAAATTGAAGACCTGACAGGCAGCGGATTTGACAAAGTGATCGAGCAGCTTGATGACGGCAGACCAGTCTGGGTGATAATCACCAGCACTTACAACGTATTGCCTGAATCAGAATGGGAAACCTGGGAAACAAAAGATGGCCCTGCCAAAATAACCTACCGAATGCATGCTGTATTAGTCACAGGCTATGACGAAGATCATATCTATGCAAATGACCCGCTTAAGAAGAAAAACACCCAATACCAAAGGGACAAGTTCATTGCCGGATGGGAACAGATAGGAAGACAGGCAATCACTTATGTGGATAAATAA